From a region of the Paeniglutamicibacter cryotolerans genome:
- the hrcA gene encoding heat-inducible transcriptional repressor HrcA — protein sequence MSEPRRLEVLRAIVEDYVHSREPVGSKALVERHGLGVSAATIRNDMAALEDEGLIVAPHTSSGRIPTERGYRRFVDRIEDVKPLSGAERRAISSLLEGSSDLNEVLENTVRLLAQITHQVAVIQVPLYSDAAVRHIELVGLGGGQALVVLISTRGTVDQRVIALSGEVSTEDLYSLRDAMLGAVSGARLTELARAAQNAVDLLEPRLRGAAQALASALCALSRNSAIERMVMAGTANLARSTSDFPLSITPVLEALEEQVVLLRLFSELEEDGRGMSVSIGSENAHGSLSGASVVATGYGPGEHAKIGVLGPTRMDYPASMAAVRAVARYLSRILAG from the coding sequence ATGTCCGAACCGCGCCGGCTCGAGGTGCTTCGTGCGATAGTCGAGGACTACGTGCACTCGCGCGAGCCCGTGGGCTCCAAGGCGCTGGTTGAACGGCACGGCCTGGGCGTCTCCGCCGCCACGATCCGCAACGACATGGCGGCGCTGGAGGACGAGGGGCTCATCGTCGCCCCGCACACCTCGTCCGGCCGGATCCCCACGGAGCGGGGTTACCGCCGCTTCGTGGACCGGATAGAGGACGTCAAGCCGCTCTCGGGCGCTGAACGCCGCGCCATTTCCTCGCTCTTGGAGGGATCCAGCGATCTGAACGAGGTGCTGGAGAACACGGTGCGGCTGCTCGCGCAGATCACCCACCAGGTGGCGGTCATCCAGGTCCCGCTCTACAGCGACGCGGCGGTCCGCCACATCGAACTCGTCGGGCTCGGCGGCGGCCAGGCGCTGGTGGTGCTCATTTCCACCCGCGGCACCGTCGACCAGCGCGTCATCGCACTCTCCGGCGAGGTCTCCACCGAGGACCTGTATTCACTGCGTGACGCGATGCTCGGTGCCGTGTCCGGGGCCCGGCTCACCGAACTGGCCCGGGCCGCCCAGAACGCCGTGGACCTGCTCGAGCCGCGGCTGCGCGGCGCGGCGCAGGCACTGGCCTCGGCCCTGTGCGCGCTGTCCCGCAACAGCGCCATCGAACGCATGGTCATGGCTGGAACGGCGAACTTGGCCCGCTCCACCAGCGACTTCCCGCTGAGCATCACCCCGGTGCTCGAGGCGCTGGAAGAGCAGGTGGTGCTCTTGCGCTTGTTCTCCGAGCTGGAGGAGGACGGCCGTGGCATGTCGGTGAGCATCGGCAGCGAAAACGCCCACGGGTCACTGAGCGGGGCGTCGGTCGTGGCCACCGGGTACGGCCCCGGGGAGCACGCGAAGATCGGCGTGCTGGGGCCCACCCGGATGGACTATCCGGCCTCGATGGCCGCGGTGCGCGCCGTCGCTCGTTACCTCTCCCGCATTCTGGCCGGTTGA
- the dnaJ gene encoding molecular chaperone DnaJ, whose translation MSTHYDVLGVAKDATPEEIKKAYRKLARKLHPDVNPGEDASEQFKAVTHAYEVLSDHDKRSNYDATGNENGNGSQGFGGGGAGFGGFGDIFEQFFGGNQAQGPASRTQRGRDALITATIDLKDAVLGVVYPLEMETAVTCPTCQGSCCRPGTHPETCTICRGAGQVQRPVRSFLGQMMTVETCPACRGFGTTIPEPCNECLGQGRVRERMSKQLKIPVGVATGTRIHLANQGEAGTGGGPNGDLYVEIEVRRHKTFEREGDDLHATMNVPMTAAALGADLKLETFDGTETLAVEPGTQSGATVRLAGLGVPSLRSGRRGDIIVHIQVETPSKIDAAQRDLLEQLAKLRGEEFAEGRMEHTGGMFSRLRDKLGNRGA comes from the coding sequence GTGAGCACTCACTACGACGTACTCGGGGTCGCGAAGGACGCCACCCCGGAGGAGATCAAGAAGGCCTACCGCAAGCTGGCCCGCAAGCTCCACCCCGATGTGAACCCCGGCGAGGACGCCTCCGAGCAGTTCAAGGCGGTCACCCATGCCTACGAGGTCCTCTCCGATCACGACAAGCGCAGCAATTACGATGCCACCGGCAACGAGAACGGCAACGGATCCCAGGGCTTCGGCGGGGGAGGCGCCGGTTTCGGCGGTTTCGGCGACATCTTCGAGCAGTTCTTTGGCGGCAACCAGGCCCAGGGCCCGGCCTCGCGCACCCAGCGCGGACGCGACGCGCTGATCACGGCGACCATCGACCTGAAGGACGCAGTCCTGGGCGTGGTCTATCCGCTGGAAATGGAAACGGCAGTCACCTGCCCGACCTGCCAGGGCTCCTGCTGCCGCCCGGGCACGCATCCGGAAACCTGCACCATCTGCCGCGGCGCCGGCCAGGTCCAGCGCCCCGTGCGCTCGTTCCTGGGCCAGATGATGACCGTGGAAACGTGTCCCGCCTGCCGCGGCTTCGGCACCACCATCCCCGAGCCCTGCAACGAGTGCCTGGGCCAGGGCCGCGTGCGCGAACGCATGAGCAAGCAGCTGAAGATTCCCGTGGGCGTCGCCACCGGCACCCGCATCCACCTGGCCAACCAGGGCGAGGCCGGCACCGGCGGAGGCCCGAACGGGGATCTCTACGTGGAGATCGAGGTGCGCCGGCACAAGACCTTCGAACGCGAGGGCGATGACCTGCACGCGACCATGAACGTGCCGATGACGGCGGCGGCCCTGGGCGCGGACCTGAAGCTTGAAACCTTCGACGGGACAGAGACCCTGGCCGTGGAGCCGGGCACGCAGTCCGGCGCCACGGTCCGCCTGGCCGGGCTCGGCGTACCGAGCCTGCGCAGCGGACGCCGGGGGGACATCATCGTGCACATCCAGGTCGAAACGCCGTCGAAAATCGACGCGGCACAGCGCGATCTGCTCGAGCAGCTGGCCAAGCTGCGCGGCGAGGAATTCGCCGAGGGCCGGATGGAGCACACCGGGGGCATGTTCTCGCGGCTGCGCGACAAGCTGGGCAACCGCGGCGCATGA
- a CDS encoding 16S rRNA (uracil(1498)-N(3))-methyltransferase — translation MSNQAFFTEPGTLAAAAPGDLLSLEGPEGHHAVSVKRVRAGEHIDLLDGSGRRAVCTVDSTTKAALVARVDGLLDEPRHGVRVTLVQALAKGDRDLQAVESAVELGVDAIRPWAAERCVVKWAPERAAKARAKWSSTIRAAVKQSRRTVEPELFELAGTAALAQEIAAGAAREVPSLTLILHEASDAPLAAVLGSWLADHPALAGGAAAAVPLGRVELLVGPEGGISDAEIGKLTAAGARVAQVGTHVLRSSTAGPAALVLVRHLLNQLEAPASA, via the coding sequence ATGAGCAACCAGGCCTTCTTCACCGAACCAGGAACCCTGGCCGCCGCGGCGCCAGGGGACCTGCTGAGCCTCGAGGGCCCCGAGGGGCATCATGCCGTCTCGGTGAAGCGGGTGCGGGCCGGGGAACACATCGACCTGCTCGACGGATCCGGCCGCCGGGCCGTGTGCACCGTGGACTCCACGACCAAGGCGGCACTTGTCGCCCGCGTCGATGGGCTGCTCGACGAACCACGCCACGGCGTGCGGGTCACCCTCGTCCAGGCCCTGGCCAAGGGGGATCGGGACTTGCAGGCGGTGGAGTCCGCAGTAGAACTGGGGGTCGATGCGATCCGGCCCTGGGCGGCCGAACGCTGCGTGGTGAAGTGGGCGCCCGAACGGGCGGCCAAGGCGCGGGCCAAGTGGTCCTCCACCATCCGTGCTGCCGTCAAGCAGTCGCGCCGCACGGTGGAACCGGAACTGTTCGAGCTGGCGGGCACGGCGGCACTGGCCCAGGAGATCGCCGCCGGTGCCGCCCGGGAAGTACCGTCGTTGACACTGATCCTGCACGAGGCGTCGGACGCGCCGCTGGCAGCCGTCCTGGGGTCCTGGCTGGCCGACCACCCGGCGTTGGCCGGTGGCGCCGCCGCTGCCGTACCGCTGGGTCGGGTCGAGTTGTTGGTGGGGCCCGAGGGCGGGATCAGCGACGCGGAAATCGGGAAGCTGACCGCTGCCGGTGCGCGCGTGGCCCAAGTGGGCACCCACGTGCTGCGGTCATCCACGGCGGGCCCGGCGGCGCTGGTTCTCGTGCGCCACCTGCTGAACCAGCTCGAGGCCCCCGCCTCCGCCTAG
- a CDS encoding GerMN domain-containing protein, whose translation MRKTTARHRPRFAVMTLVMVLDATVACGSGGSSPLSTMPETVSAHGATASPSAPQALERLSARRLSPVYWLGENDATVYLYREFVNLPDLGDPIAAALGRMLAGKPKDPDYFSLWRPASALGASIDAENVITIDISRDAFATTMDAGLAKRSIAQLVFTATAAAANSGILTGSAAPRVRVLVDGQARFKAFGKLELPDRLARDYSLRAPLWVIDPQEGAVQGKGKVLVNGDGAAFSSGTHWQIQDLGAPAWPVVAGGEVPGVDPKPGDDSFAFEQPLRPGTYRLSVWGLESGRPDKLALDTKDFGID comes from the coding sequence GTGCGAAAAACCACTGCCCGCCATCGTCCACGGTTTGCCGTGATGACACTGGTCATGGTGCTTGACGCGACGGTAGCCTGCGGTTCCGGCGGATCAAGCCCGCTCAGTACGATGCCCGAGACGGTTTCCGCCCACGGCGCCACTGCCTCACCCTCCGCACCCCAAGCGCTGGAGCGGCTCAGCGCGCGCCGGCTCAGCCCGGTCTACTGGCTGGGCGAAAACGATGCGACCGTCTACCTGTACCGTGAATTCGTGAATCTGCCCGACCTCGGCGATCCCATAGCCGCCGCACTGGGCCGGATGCTCGCGGGCAAGCCGAAGGACCCGGACTACTTCTCGCTGTGGCGCCCAGCCTCGGCACTGGGCGCCTCGATCGACGCGGAAAACGTGATCACCATCGACATCTCCCGCGATGCGTTCGCCACGACGATGGACGCCGGCCTGGCCAAGCGTTCGATCGCCCAGCTGGTCTTCACCGCCACCGCCGCCGCGGCAAACTCCGGCATCCTCACCGGGTCGGCCGCACCGCGCGTGCGTGTCCTGGTCGATGGCCAGGCCCGGTTCAAGGCCTTCGGGAAGCTGGAACTGCCGGACAGGCTGGCCCGCGACTACTCGCTGCGCGCCCCGCTCTGGGTCATCGATCCGCAGGAGGGCGCGGTACAGGGCAAGGGAAAGGTTCTGGTCAACGGCGATGGCGCGGCCTTCAGCAGCGGCACGCACTGGCAGATCCAAGACCTCGGCGCCCCGGCCTGGCCGGTCGTTGCCGGCGGGGAGGTTCCGGGCGTCGACCCGAAGCCCGGCGACGACTCCTTCGCCTTTGAACAACCGCTCCGGCCCGGCACCTACCGGCTCAGCGTGTGGGGCCTAGAATCAGGGCGCCCGGACAAGCTCGCGCTGGACACCAAGGACTTCGGCATCGACTGA
- a CDS encoding PhoH family protein: MGKDFTPTTQHADAATVVVFDSPEQMVATLGAHDEVLRVIAGLYPEADLLARGNEVRISGEPLAAARALRLIGEARSLAALGTRITAGTVEQLVRMLNGSPAGAQAVLGVNILSARGNTIRPKTLNQKEYVDAIDNNTIVFGIGPAGTGKTFLAMAKAVAALQAKEVSRIILTRPAVEAGEKLGFLPGTLTDKIDPYLRPLYDALHEMIDPETIPRLLAAGTIEVAPLAYMRGRTLNDAFIILDEAQNTTPEQMKMFLTRLGFGSKIVVTGDVTQVDLPGGTASGLRVVSEILTGVDDISFCLLDATDVVRHRLVGAIVAAYEKHAAAPPAAAPTNARQARARIERRTAAEAAARAAQARHIHESTPASTSAPSPAHHQET; the protein is encoded by the coding sequence ATGGGCAAGGACTTCACCCCAACGACGCAGCACGCAGACGCAGCGACCGTCGTGGTCTTCGATTCACCGGAGCAGATGGTCGCCACCTTGGGCGCCCACGACGAGGTGCTGCGCGTCATCGCCGGGTTGTACCCGGAGGCGGACCTGCTGGCCCGCGGCAACGAGGTCCGGATCTCCGGCGAACCGCTTGCCGCTGCGCGTGCACTGCGGCTGATCGGCGAGGCCCGCTCGCTCGCCGCGCTCGGCACCCGGATCACCGCAGGCACCGTCGAGCAGCTGGTGCGCATGCTCAACGGATCCCCGGCCGGCGCGCAGGCGGTGCTGGGCGTGAATATCCTCTCGGCCCGCGGCAACACCATTCGGCCCAAGACGCTGAACCAGAAGGAATACGTCGATGCCATCGACAACAACACCATCGTGTTCGGCATCGGCCCCGCGGGTACCGGCAAGACGTTCCTGGCCATGGCCAAGGCGGTTGCCGCGCTGCAGGCCAAGGAGGTCTCGCGGATCATCCTGACCCGCCCGGCGGTGGAGGCAGGGGAGAAGCTCGGCTTCCTGCCCGGGACCCTGACCGACAAGATCGACCCGTACCTGCGCCCGCTCTACGATGCGCTGCATGAGATGATCGACCCCGAAACCATCCCCCGGCTGCTCGCCGCCGGCACCATCGAGGTCGCCCCGCTGGCCTACATGCGCGGGCGCACGCTCAACGACGCGTTCATCATCCTCGACGAGGCGCAGAACACCACGCCCGAACAGATGAAGATGTTCCTGACCCGCCTGGGCTTCGGCTCCAAGATCGTAGTCACCGGCGACGTGACCCAGGTCGACCTGCCCGGCGGCACCGCCTCCGGGCTGCGCGTGGTCTCCGAGATCCTTACCGGGGTCGATGACATATCCTTCTGCCTGCTCGACGCCACCGACGTGGTTCGCCACCGGCTGGTCGGCGCCATCGTTGCCGCCTACGAAAAACACGCGGCTGCCCCACCGGCTGCGGCTCCCACCAACGCCCGGCAGGCCAGGGCGCGCATCGAGCGTCGCACGGCGGCCGAAGCTGCCGCCCGCGCCGCCCAAGCAAGGCACATCCACGAATCCACACCCGCATCCACATCGGCGCCGTCCCCGGCGCACCACCAGGAGACCTGA
- the ybeY gene encoding rRNA maturation RNase YbeY, with amino-acid sequence MSIEINNESEIEADLESIGALARSILTALNVHPEAEVSIILLDEEPMSTLHVEHMDLEGPTDVMSFPMDELRPGTPGTLTPAGMLGDIVICPQVAAEQAAAGGHSTADEILLLTTHGMLHLLGFDHAEPEEKAEMFGLQRSLLEDFLGRPAPRETMQ; translated from the coding sequence ATGTCGATCGAGATCAACAACGAATCTGAAATCGAAGCGGACCTGGAGTCCATCGGGGCCCTGGCCCGTTCCATCCTGACCGCCCTGAACGTGCACCCGGAGGCCGAGGTGTCCATCATCCTGCTCGACGAGGAGCCGATGAGCACCCTGCACGTGGAGCACATGGACCTGGAGGGCCCCACCGACGTGATGTCCTTCCCGATGGACGAACTGCGTCCCGGAACCCCCGGCACGCTCACCCCGGCTGGCATGCTCGGAGACATCGTGATCTGCCCACAGGTCGCCGCCGAACAGGCAGCCGCCGGCGGCCACTCCACGGCGGATGAGATCCTGCTGCTCACCACGCACGGCATGCTGCACCTGCTGGGCTTCGACCACGCCGAGCCGGAGGAGAAGGCCGAGATGTTCGGGCTTCAGCGGTCCCTGCTCGAGGACTTCCTGGGCCGCCCGGCCCCCCGGGAGACCATGCAGTGA
- a CDS encoding hemolysin family protein yields MTAAILLALALLFIACAAILTAAESAYLFLSRQEAEQLRGDAARGHLGRILDEPTAHTHAVRFWRVWFEMASAVALAILYLDRLDNVWWAGLLATMTMAAIGFVLVGFSPRRYGRAHAARVVAATAPLVRFLRIVLGPVPGWLVAIGAYLTPSAPSDDQAFLTEEHFRDLVDRANEADVLDNAEADLIHSVFELGDTKVRSVMVPRTDMVTIERGTDLKTAMSLFLRSGCSRIPVIRDDADSIVGIIYLKDVAAKLHANPGDMRGVEEVARDVRYVPESKPVAELLGELQRESTHVAIVIDEYGGTAGLVTLEDLIEEIVGEIDDEYDVERTDVEDLGNGTWRVSARLSIDELAEIFDVEIEEDEVDTVGGLLAKTLERVPIVGSEVRIGDIVLRADTLEGRRNRLGTVLAWKTKQNSKQSTATGALPAVPDNEE; encoded by the coding sequence GTGACGGCTGCGATACTGTTGGCGCTGGCGCTGCTGTTCATCGCCTGCGCCGCCATTCTCACCGCGGCCGAATCGGCCTACCTCTTCCTGTCGCGGCAGGAGGCCGAACAGCTGCGCGGGGACGCTGCCCGCGGGCACCTGGGCCGGATCCTGGACGAGCCGACGGCACACACCCATGCGGTGCGCTTCTGGCGGGTCTGGTTCGAGATGGCCTCGGCGGTCGCCCTGGCCATCCTCTACCTGGACCGGCTGGACAACGTCTGGTGGGCCGGGCTGCTGGCCACCATGACGATGGCGGCGATCGGCTTCGTACTGGTCGGATTCTCGCCCCGGCGCTACGGCCGGGCCCACGCCGCTCGCGTCGTTGCGGCCACCGCCCCGCTGGTGCGCTTCCTGCGCATCGTGCTGGGGCCGGTCCCCGGCTGGCTGGTGGCCATCGGCGCCTATCTGACCCCGAGCGCCCCCTCCGACGACCAGGCATTCCTCACCGAGGAGCACTTCAGGGACCTGGTCGACCGGGCCAACGAGGCCGATGTGCTCGATAACGCCGAGGCGGATCTGATCCACTCGGTGTTCGAGCTCGGCGATACCAAGGTCCGCTCGGTGATGGTGCCGCGCACCGACATGGTCACCATCGAACGCGGCACCGACCTGAAGACCGCCATGTCGCTGTTCCTGCGTTCGGGCTGTTCGCGCATCCCGGTGATCCGTGACGACGCCGATTCGATCGTCGGGATCATCTACCTCAAGGACGTCGCGGCGAAGCTGCATGCCAACCCGGGGGATATGCGCGGGGTGGAGGAGGTGGCCCGCGACGTGCGCTACGTGCCCGAATCCAAGCCGGTCGCCGAACTGCTCGGGGAGCTGCAGCGCGAATCCACCCACGTGGCCATCGTGATCGACGAATACGGCGGCACGGCCGGACTGGTCACCCTCGAAGACCTGATCGAGGAGATCGTCGGGGAGATCGATGACGAATACGATGTCGAACGCACCGACGTCGAGGACCTGGGCAACGGTACCTGGCGGGTCTCGGCGCGGCTGTCCATCGACGAGCTGGCCGAGATCTTCGACGTGGAGATCGAGGAGGACGAGGTCGACACCGTCGGTGGGCTGCTGGCCAAGACCCTGGAACGGGTCCCGATCGTGGGCTCCGAGGTGCGCATCGGGGATATCGTGCTGCGGGCAGACACCCTCGAGGGGCGCCGCAACCGGCTGGGCACCGTCCTGGCCTGGAAGACCAAGCAGAATTCAAAGCAATCCACCGCCACCGGGGCACTACCCGCGGTGCCGGACAACGAGGAGTAG
- the era gene encoding GTPase Era yields MTHNEQNIPGLVTGEWPADYRAGFTSFVGRPNAGKSTLTNALVGQKVAITSAKPQTTRHTIRGIVHREDAQLILVDTPGLHRPRTLLGQRLNDLVADTLSEVDAIGFCLPANEKIGPGDRFIATQLAQLQKKPIIAIVTKADTVDKAALMQQLIAVAQLGVDVLGEEGWAAVVPVSATKDFQVKEVADVLAKQMPLSPPLYPDGELTDEPEAKMVAELIREAALEGVRDELPHSLAVVVEEMIPREGRPEDKPLLDVRVNLYVERPSQKAIIIGKGGARLRDVGTASRKGIEALLGTRVYLDLHVKIAKEWQRDPKQLGKLGF; encoded by the coding sequence ATGACACACAACGAGCAGAACATTCCGGGCCTGGTCACAGGCGAATGGCCGGCCGACTACCGCGCCGGTTTCACCTCCTTCGTGGGTCGGCCCAACGCCGGCAAGTCCACGTTGACCAACGCGCTGGTCGGGCAGAAGGTGGCCATCACCTCGGCTAAGCCGCAGACCACCCGGCACACCATCCGCGGCATAGTGCACCGCGAGGACGCGCAGCTGATCCTGGTCGACACCCCGGGCCTGCACCGCCCGCGCACCCTGCTGGGCCAGCGCCTGAACGACCTGGTCGCGGACACCCTCTCCGAGGTCGACGCGATCGGCTTCTGCCTGCCGGCCAACGAGAAGATCGGCCCGGGTGACAGGTTCATTGCCACGCAGCTCGCCCAGCTGCAGAAGAAGCCGATCATCGCCATCGTCACCAAGGCCGACACCGTGGACAAGGCCGCGCTGATGCAGCAGCTGATCGCCGTCGCGCAGCTGGGCGTCGACGTGCTCGGCGAGGAGGGCTGGGCGGCCGTCGTGCCGGTCTCCGCAACCAAGGACTTCCAAGTCAAGGAGGTCGCCGACGTGCTGGCGAAGCAGATGCCGCTTTCGCCGCCGCTGTACCCGGATGGCGAGCTCACCGACGAGCCGGAGGCCAAGATGGTCGCTGAACTGATCCGCGAGGCCGCCCTGGAGGGCGTGCGCGACGAGCTCCCGCACTCGCTGGCTGTCGTCGTGGAGGAAATGATCCCGCGCGAGGGGCGCCCGGAAGACAAGCCGCTGCTTGACGTTCGGGTCAACCTGTACGTGGAGCGCCCCAGCCAGAAGGCCATCATCATCGGCAAGGGCGGGGCCCGCCTGCGCGACGTGGGAACCGCCTCTCGCAAGGGCATCGAGGCGTTGCTGGGCACCCGGGTCTACCTGGACCTGCACGTGAAGATCGCCAAGGAGTGGCAGCGGGACCCCAAGCAGTTGGGCAAGCTCGGCTTCTAA
- the leuA gene encoding 2-isopropylmalate synthase translates to MHNMQKPSGMPIHKYVPFQEQIEVSLPDRTWPDKVITTAPRWCAVDLRDGNQALIDPMSPERKHKMFDLLVSMGFKEIEVGFPSASQTDFDFVRQLIIQDRIPDDVTIQVLTQSREHLIERTYESLEGAKQAIVHLYNSTSVLQRRVVFNKDQDGIVDIALTGARLCKKYEEQLSGTKITYEYSPESFTGTELAFAKRISDAVAEVLEASPENKMILNLPATVEMATPNVYADSIEWMHRNLENRESIILSLHPHNDRGTGVAAAELGYLAGADRIEGCLFGNGERTGNVDLVTLGMNLFVQGIDPMLDFSDMDNIRRTAEYCNQLAVPERSPYGGDLVFTAFSGSHQDAIKKGFEMMEADATAAGKTVDEIDWAVPYLPVDPKDIGRSYEAVIRVNSQSGKGGVAYLLKNEHSLDLPRRAQIEFSGVIQRKTDGEGGEISAAAIWNAFQDEYLPVSEGSSEEAWGHYRLASANADSAEDGSFALTATLVIGGVPHRREAAGNGPINALVNMLAQDGVDVRVLDFTEHALSEGGNASAAAYVECAVGERVLWGVGIDTNTTMSSLKAVISAVNRAIRDKA, encoded by the coding sequence ATGCACAACATGCAAAAGCCCTCCGGAATGCCGATCCACAAGTACGTGCCGTTCCAAGAGCAGATCGAGGTTTCGCTGCCGGACCGCACCTGGCCCGACAAGGTCATCACCACCGCCCCGCGCTGGTGCGCCGTGGACCTGCGTGATGGAAACCAGGCGCTGATCGATCCGATGAGCCCCGAGCGCAAGCACAAGATGTTCGACCTGCTCGTCTCCATGGGCTTCAAGGAGATCGAGGTCGGATTCCCCTCGGCGTCGCAGACCGACTTCGACTTCGTCCGCCAGCTGATCATCCAGGACCGGATCCCGGACGACGTGACCATCCAGGTGCTGACCCAGTCGCGCGAACACCTGATCGAGCGGACCTACGAGTCGCTCGAGGGTGCCAAGCAGGCCATCGTGCACCTGTACAACTCCACCTCGGTGCTGCAGCGCCGCGTGGTCTTCAACAAGGACCAGGACGGCATCGTCGACATCGCGCTGACCGGCGCGCGGCTGTGCAAGAAGTACGAGGAACAGCTCAGCGGAACGAAGATCACTTACGAATACTCCCCGGAGTCCTTCACCGGCACCGAGCTGGCGTTCGCCAAGCGGATCTCCGATGCGGTGGCCGAGGTGCTGGAGGCCTCGCCGGAGAACAAAATGATCTTGAACCTGCCGGCCACCGTCGAAATGGCCACGCCGAACGTGTACGCCGATTCCATCGAGTGGATGCACCGGAACCTGGAAAACCGCGAGTCGATCATCCTCTCGCTGCACCCGCACAACGACCGCGGCACCGGTGTCGCGGCGGCCGAGCTGGGCTACCTGGCCGGCGCGGACCGCATTGAGGGCTGCCTGTTCGGCAACGGCGAGCGAACCGGCAACGTCGACCTGGTCACCCTGGGCATGAACTTGTTCGTGCAGGGCATCGACCCGATGCTCGACTTCTCCGACATGGACAACATCCGCCGCACCGCCGAATACTGCAACCAGCTTGCCGTGCCGGAACGGTCCCCCTACGGCGGGGACCTGGTCTTCACCGCATTCTCCGGTTCGCACCAGGACGCGATCAAGAAGGGCTTCGAGATGATGGAAGCCGATGCGACCGCGGCAGGTAAGACGGTCGACGAGATCGACTGGGCGGTACCCTACCTGCCAGTGGACCCGAAGGACATCGGCCGCTCCTACGAGGCGGTCATCCGCGTGAACTCGCAGTCCGGCAAGGGGGGCGTCGCCTACCTGCTGAAGAACGAGCACTCGCTGGATTTGCCGCGCCGCGCGCAGATCGAGTTCTCCGGGGTGATCCAGCGCAAGACCGACGGCGAGGGCGGCGAAATTTCCGCCGCAGCGATCTGGAACGCGTTCCAGGACGAGTACCTGCCGGTCTCCGAAGGATCATCCGAGGAGGCCTGGGGCCACTACCGGCTCGCCTCGGCCAACGCCGACTCGGCCGAGGACGGCAGCTTCGCACTCACGGCAACCCTGGTCATCGGCGGTGTCCCGCACCGCCGCGAGGCGGCCGGCAATGGACCGATCAACGCGCTGGTGAACATGCTGGCCCAAGACGGCGTCGACGTGCGCGTGCTCGACTTCACCGAACACGCCCTGTCCGAGGGCGGCAACGCCTCGGCCGCTGCCTACGTTGAATGCGCCGTCGGTGAACGCGTGCTCTGGGGCGTGGGCATCGACACGAACACCACGATGTCCTCGCTGAAGGCCGTCATCTCCGCCGTGAACCGCGCCATCCGCGACAAGGCCTGA
- the recO gene encoding DNA repair protein RecO → MSASEFAAKSYKTRGLVLRTHKLGEADRIISLLTPEHGLVRAVAKGVRRTSSKMGATLEPFMEIDAQLVHGRNLDVFTQAQLRHSYGLALAADYDAYMAANAMVETAERLCEGEEDAVAPQYRLLHGAIAALARGAGDPGSLLDSYLLRALSTAGWAPSFTTCVNCGEPGPHDSLNIALGGVVCRACRPPGSQSPAPETIALLAALLTGDWPVAAASEPRTRRAAATIVAGYVQWHLEKVVKSLKLVERT, encoded by the coding sequence GTGTCAGCCTCCGAATTCGCAGCCAAGTCCTACAAGACCCGAGGCCTTGTTCTGCGTACCCACAAACTGGGCGAGGCCGACCGGATCATTTCGTTGCTGACCCCGGAGCACGGCCTGGTCCGCGCCGTGGCCAAGGGGGTGCGGCGCACCAGTTCAAAGATGGGCGCCACGCTCGAACCGTTCATGGAGATCGATGCGCAGCTGGTCCACGGACGCAACCTCGACGTGTTCACCCAGGCGCAGCTGCGCCACTCTTACGGGCTTGCCCTTGCTGCCGACTACGACGCCTATATGGCGGCCAACGCGATGGTTGAAACGGCCGAACGGCTCTGCGAGGGCGAGGAGGATGCGGTGGCCCCGCAGTACCGGTTGCTGCATGGCGCCATCGCCGCGCTAGCCCGCGGGGCGGGGGACCCGGGATCGCTGCTGGATTCCTACCTGCTGCGCGCCCTGTCCACCGCCGGTTGGGCGCCGAGCTTCACCACCTGCGTCAACTGCGGGGAACCTGGTCCGCACGACTCGCTGAACATCGCCCTGGGCGGCGTGGTGTGCCGGGCCTGCAGGCCGCCCGGCTCACAGTCCCCGGCTCCCGAGACCATTGCCCTGCTTGCCGCCCTGCTCACCGGCGACTGGCCGGTCGCGGCGGCGTCTGAGCCCAGAACCCGCCGGGCCGCGGCAACTATCGTGGCCGGCTATGTCCAATGGCACCTGGAAAAGGTCGTCAAATCGCTCAAGCTCGTGGAGAGAACGTGA